The Punica granatum isolate Tunisia-2019 chromosome 4, ASM765513v2, whole genome shotgun sequence sequence TGAAATCTCCTGGTTTTCTTTATAGTTCACTGAGGTGCACTTGCTTACATTCATGCAGCATCATAATGATAGTTGTCTGGCATATACCTTAGCAGCCATATGTAATCTGTTATCCGAAATTGGCATATCAAGTACCAGTCCGTTGCTTAGATCGTCCTATTCCCCCATCGCCCGCATGGGAACATCATTCTCAGTGCAACAACAGCTATTTGTGCTATTAAGAGGATCTCTTAAACGAGCCGAAAGCTTGAAGTTGAAACGACTGGTTGCTTCCAATCATCTCACTTTGGCTAAATTTCACCTAATGGTAAGACTAAATATAGAAATTTACTGTGGGTTTTGATACATGTGCATGAGGAAATGCCATTTCATTCCCAAATTTGGTAAATTACACTAATAATTTGTTACTTCTTATATCTAATGTGCAGCATGTGCAGAGACCACTTCTGTCTTTTGGGCCAAAAGCTTTGATGAAGCTCAAAACATGTCCAATCAATGTTTGCAAGGTTACATGCCATTCACTGAACTTTCTTAAGTGagggattttttttctcatttgtaTCATCTGATTTCACATATTTTGGTTGCTTTAGTTCAATTAACTTCACAACTGGCTCAGGATCTGTTTTCAACTGGAACTGTAGGAATTGAGGCTGAGTTCTTCTTTGATTACTGAATTTGGTAGCGAAAATTCCGTAATGACAACTGATGGTGCACAAAGCACTGCATGGTTGAAGAACTTACAGAAACCTATTGGTTCGTCAGTGTTTCTTGAAGAAACTATATCTGGAAATAGACCTTACGCATCCAGTTTCTTTGCACAACCTAGTTCCATTCCAGGATCAGTATTGCAACATATTGGTTCTTTGCAGTTGGTCCGTGCCACTGCGTGGGAAATATACGGCAGGTAAGATCTAGTTTTGTAGCTTACTCAATCTTGATTTATATTTCTGAAACATGGATGAAAATTAGTATTCAGCTACATGCCAAAACCCTAAGCATTAGCTAGATTTTAAAATGAGCGGCCCATACTGTACCACTTCATGCCTATAGATGTTCATCCATTGGCTATGTTAGTGATGGTGTAAACTGCCAAGTATCTTTTATCCCTTTAAGACTTGTGTCAGCCCATAAATGAAAGAAAGTATGTCAAAATGGTGGCgctttttttatctttaatttgACCAACATTTCCGTCACAACTGGTTACACTTTCAAGATAACTATTTTACCCTGAATGTTCAGTATTCTGGTTTGAAATAGCAAGCAGCTTAATTAGGCTTGCACTGTTATTTGTGGTAAAACTTGTATAAATTATAGATTGTTTTATTTTCCCACATGGAAGGATTACATATTATCTTCCATTTTGTCATCCAGTGCACCTCTTGCTCGGATTAATACTCTGGCTTTTGCAAATTGCTTTGCTGATCATTCAAGGTAAATTTGGCATCTGGTTTATGTCGGCACCCTTGTCAAGGTTCTTCTTTCTCCTGTTACTtattgttcttttttattgggGTGCTGCAGTTCAGCTGATGCAGCATTGGCGTATGGGAAGCTTATCGTGTATTTAGCTACCTACAAAGGATATAAAGGTTGGCCTCTGTGCTGCTTTTGAATGGATAGGGACATAGGATGCTTGATTAGATTGGAGATATAGGCTTAGATGTTGCAATTTGAAGAGATGTGTTGTCATTCCACATATGAAACATTTTATCTTCATTATTACACTTAATATGGAAGGTTTAGGACAAATGCCAAGAATGGAACTGCAATGTTTTACTTTTGTTTCCTCATGCACAAAACTAACCTAACGCATAATAGATGACACATTATTCGCTTTCCTATTTCAGCTGCTTTTGCCGCTCTTAAGATAGCAGAAGACAGATTCTTATCAGTTTCGAAGTCGCAAATGTTGACAGTGAAACTGCAACTGCTTCATGAGCATGCTTTGCATCGGTTTGTGTCTTTGTGCCTATTTTAAACTGGTCTTAACTCTGATGCAGTGTCCATAGTGGCGTAGTTAACATCTTTTTGCTAAagttttatattcttttatcacTCAGAGGACAGTTAAAGGTGGCCCAACAAGTAAGCAATGAACTTGGTGTTATGGCTTCACCCGTCACTGGTGTCGATATGGATCTGAAAACAGAAGCTAGTCTTCGTCATGCTCGTACATTGCTGGCTGCAAAACAATTCAGCAAGGTTTGGAGTCTTCATTCATAGTAACCAGTTTTCTTTTATGTATCTAGCTATGCTCTTGGGCTGTCTTTCATGAAGGTGGAGAATAGTGATTTCAGAATATAGAAATGGAACAGTGGGTAAGGAATAATATTCTTGTGGAGCTGTagatattaattttgaaaccaaGTCTAAGGCCCGGCTTATAAAAATGGTGTGTTCTCAATGCTTAAAATATCGAAAACAAACAAGCTGGAGATGAGTAATAAGGAAATGGAAGGTGGATAGACTCTGGGTGAGACGTGATGTATCGATTACGTTATAAATAACTTATATTAAGTAATAGAAATGACTGGATGAACTTAGATCTCTCTTGAGATTGTCTCCCCACTTTCCCCTCCCTCCTTTTCGGGACGACTAAGTTCGGGCACTTAATCCATcgagttttttcttttttagtcaAAAACCTACATAACTACTTATGTGTACATCAATTTGCTCTCTCTTTTTATCCTCAACTGAATTCTCCAGTCTTCTCTTTGCAGGCAGCAGCTGTTGCACACTCCCTGTTCTGCATGTGTTACAAATTCAATCTGCATGTTCATAATGCCAGCGTTCTTCTCTTGCTAGCAGAAATCCACAAGGTACAGTCACGGTCCATCATGATTATGCCTGTCATTTGTTAAGAATTAAGATTGAGCTACAATGCCAACCAGCAGAGACCAATTTTATGGTTCACTGCAATCAACTTCAGGTGGAGAGACTTGAAGCAGGCTGCACCTTATTCATCACTGCATTAGATCGACTATCTAGGGCTCTAAACAACTAGTTTATCCTTCTTTCTTGTACAAACCCTGCAATGGACCTATCTTGTTATCTTTCTCTTCTCCATTTGCAAATAAACTGTTTTAATATCGTCTCTTCTTCTGTCAGAAATCAGGCAATGCTGTTTTAGGTCTCCCATACGCACTGGCGAGCCTCTCGTTTTGCCAGTCATTGAACTTGGATCTTCTTAAAGCATCTGCTACTTTAACTCTGGCTGAGCTATGGTTGTGTCTGGGAACAAACCATGCCAAAAGGGCTTTAGCGCTCATTCACTCTGCTCTTCCCATGATTCTTGGTCATGGAGGTCTGGAGCTTCGTGCTCGAGCCTGTATTGCAGAAGCAAAGTGCTATCTCTCTGATCCAAGTTTTTCAGGTATTCAGTTGAATGCCGCTAGCAGTCAACTGGCACTGGCAGTATTAATTTATTCCCTCGGCATTTATAGcttattgtatatatatttgtctaTCTTCAATTCTAGTTTCTAAAGACCCCGAGATGGTGCTGGACTCTCTGAGGCAGGCTACTGAGGAGCTTCAGCTCTTAGAGGTATGCTAATTAAACCAAGCAAGGGCAATCTTAGTTTGTAAGATTATGTCGCCGATGCTTTACTCATGATTTTCtggttaaaagaaaaaaaaaatgtaatggaATTTTCATGATCATAGTAAATATTAATCCGACAGAGAGACCTGGTTGAGTTCTCAATTTTTATCGGATGATAATCGAACCATTGACTCCACGCAGTATCATGAATTGGCGGCTGAAGCTTTCTACCTTATGGCTATCACATACGATAAGTTGGGGAGATTTGAGGAGAGGGAAGAAGCTGCAGCCTCATTCAGGAGCCATATCAAAGCTCTGGGAAATCCCCAAGATGAGGTGAATCACGAACCTATGTAGAGACTAGAGACAGCTGAGTAGCATCGCGGACTCGGCACTAAGTGGCGGCTGTTGCCGTTACCGACTATTGTTTGGCATATAGATAATCATAGATGTAGAGACTGCCATAGCTATAATCTTAAATGTAGAGGCTGCCATAGCTACCCTTAATATTTCGGACGCATTTTGCTATTGAAGTTTTAAGTATTTATCGGGTATTTCCAATTTATGTGCGGTTCACAAGAAAATGAATTCAATACCAAACATTACCACTGGCTGCTCCGGCTCGATTCGATGACATCTtaatctgtatatatatatatatacatgaaacAAATTTTCGAGCTAAATTTTTGCGCTGCCAAATCATCGAAACTACGAAACGGAGCTTTTTGTGATATCACGTCATCATTTATGGGTTAagaaaatttcttatattttttatcatttattatacagtataatatattatatttatatggcCCAACATAATACATACAACGGAACAAAATATGTGGTAGAGtatatgcattatatatacattgcaAAATATGTGGTAGAGtatatgcattatatatacattgcgCAATATATAGATTACCTACAATCTAATAAAGTTAAACTTACatataaaatagataatatatattttacaataATTTGCTGCCGTTTGCATTGAACTtacttatattatataataggataaaataaataacatatccatatatatcaACATATGCATGTATAAAGTTTATATCAACATGTGCATATATACAGTTTCCTTATTTCtatatttacatattattattatatgaaaacaaagtaCCAAGTTGAATTCTCATATCACCACATTATCGAAAATATAAAACAGAGCTATCTTGCATTGCCACATCATCATTTTTGaattaaagaatttttttatattcttttatcattaattatacagtagaatatatacattatatgCATAAAGGTCAACAAAATATATGCAAAGGAATAAAATATGCCGTAGAcgatatacattatatatgaattgcccaatatatagattatctaCAACATAATAAAGTTAAACTTAGATAGAAAATAGataacatatattatataataattggaTGCCATTCGCATTCAGCTTAAATATATTGTACAACAGGATAAAATAGATAACATATCAATATATCAACGTCTGGATATATatagtttccttatttaaTAAGAATCAATATATCCCCAATAATAGTGCATGTGACAATTCAAcgtgtgtgtatatacatataaagcaTGAATGGCAAGGGTAAGTAATCTGAGGCATAGTGTGTCGATTGTTTAGATGAAAGCAATAATATGAGGCGCTACGTGAGTACAGGTAAGTATGATATTTCTTATCCAAAAATCATGCTCATGGATGATAGacttgattttttcttttcattcattcatcTTTTTTAACGAGATTTTGAGGTGCTACAATGGTTTAtcacataataaaataattgggATCTTAGAAAGACACATGGATAATTAGAGATTGACAAAATTGTGTGGAATGTCGTGAACATAAATACTAATGAAGTcatttatttacatatttttccttgatgaaaaagtatattttgaaattttttactaaatatattattttgaaatgCAAAACTTGAttgtttattaaattattattatttctaaaaaatCAGGGGTTCTTTAACGCATGCAAGCATAAAAAAGGTCTCAATTCGATTTGTTTAAATCGTTATTTCGTGAAGGAGGCTTATACACCGTCAAGAATTTCAAGATAACTACATCCCCATTAAGGTACTATCCAGTAAATACTGATGTAAAGAAATTGTTCTTACTACAACATTAGTGACCTAGTTGAAAAAAAGATCAATTACCCAACGACCCTCGTAAGTTTGAGTTTATTGAtatgcaaataataaaaaatagataCAATGGCATAAACATTCAACTAATAGGtaaatcaatatatttttggtAATTGTTAtagttttaatttgttttatttacatcatatctctttttttttcataagcTCCGCTTTATTGGAGACAttgaaaaagttaaaattgcAACAGACTTTACTTACTATTACCTTAgggttttatttttacttaattaatttttaattggtAAATGATTCATATTTATGATATAACTAATTCAAATtcacaaaattaatattttaggGATGAAAAGATAAAGGTGACACAATGACGGAATAGATTGAAGAAATTTTCTTACATGAGGATTTGGAACCTCCCATCATCATCAGTACATCAACGATCGTGAAAGAATTTTGAAGTAATTTGatcaaattaatttgaataaatattaaatcatTCATATTGTTTCTTTAAAGTTACTTCTTCATTTGAAAAAATGCATGATAATACACCCTTCCACATCTACGGCCACCAATTGTACAATTTACAAATTTCGAAAATGGAGCAACTATTAGAAATAAGGGTGTGCGGGTCTGcgtatctcttttttttttatgataccCGGACCTTATCCTGTAAAGGAcatgttccaagattttggaactaGACCTTACCCTGTTGAGTCCTGAAACTAAAACctatattataccacaggttccggatACCCTATTGGAacttgtgaattttttttatctcactaaataaaataaaaaatgtctcATCAATAATCAGTAATCAAGCAAAATAGCATGTCGAAATagatttaattcttttttaaaattagtgactatattatttaaatataagaatatatgaatataactatatatatatatatacaattggAAAAATTATTACCCGAGTCTGGGTATCGGTTCCGGTTTCTATTCTAAGTACTCTATATGCAATAACCAAAATCAAAATTGGTTTTCACCGATTCCTTATATTAATACTCGAATCctatcatattttcaatactaGCTGTTCGGACCCTACCATAATGGATATGTTCCGATCGGTTTCGGATATAGCCGGTATCCATGTACACCCATAATTAGAAAGGTAATGTATTATATAAgaaacaattattttttaccaTAGAGGTTTTATTTCCATGTTATTCTTTGATTTCTTTCCCTCAGTTATGTCTTTCCAATTGCATGGTAATTAGTAATATACTCAACATATTTCTATGCCCTATATACATAAAAGCTCTCACATGATACTTCCAtaagtaatttttatatatatatttttatattttactgAATAACTTGAATAGATtgtaaaatgattaaaaatttaattaacaaGAGCGTCCGCAACGTGCGAGTATTTACCTAGTTACAATATAATTAACATATCTTTGCTAGTTGTCGTCATGAACTGATGATTGAAATTGTCCCAACAGCCTGACCCCACCCTACCGCGCGGCCGCCCACGGCCACGCCAACGTTCCCGCTGCCGTGCCTAGCCGCCTCCGCCACCCACGTCACCGAATATGTTTGAGGGCAATCGTGTCTTTTCACTTCCTTGCTTTTGTCTGAGTAGAAGTAAAGCCCCCCATAGACTTCGCTCTATTACATTTACATTACATCTCGGTATTTGGATTAGATTTCTTTCCTAGAGCAGAGAAAGTATCCTCTGCCACGCGACTGACACGGCTGCCAATTCCATGCTCCCGCTGATAAGCACGGCGGCGATCAGCTCGCCACGTCACCGCCTCATCCCCACTCCAACTGGTCCACGCAAGCGATCCGACGTAGAAGGAACATCCAAATCTTACTACCCGCTCACAGTCCTCCACGTGTCACCATCCCAACGGGTCTCACACGTATGTAAGTCTTTTTCCCCGGCCTTCTTCCCGTCTATAAATTCCACCTCGCGTCCGCCGCTGCCCTGGCCGGCCGCCGTGAAGAGAGACAGACGGACGACGGAGGAAGAGACGACCCAGATGGGGAAAGCCAACGGAGGAGCTGAGTTTAAGCTCGTCGGGTACAAGAACTTCGTCCGGGTCAACCCGCGCTCGGACCGGTTTCGGGTGGTACGTTTCCACCACGTGGAATTCTGGTGCGCCGACGCCACCAACGCCGCCCGCCGCTTGTCCTGGGGCCTTGGCATGCCCATCGTGGCCAAGTCCGACCTGTCCACTGGCAACCCCGTCCACGCATCCTACCTCTGCCGCTCCGGCGACCTCTCCTTCCTCTTCACCGCCCCCTACTCCCCCTCCATCTCCGCCTCCGACCCCGCCCCCGCCGCCTCCATCCCGTCCTTCTCCCACCACGCCTGCCGCGAGTTCGCCGCCACCCACGGGTTCGCGGTCCGTGCCGTCGCCCTGGAGGTCGAGGACGCCGAGGTGGCGTT is a genomic window containing:
- the LOC116205476 gene encoding anaphase-promoting complex subunit 5 isoform X1, with translation MAGIIQAPEVFGITPHKVSVCVLLQVYAGPNRACVPYPFSTVSQHNRLGLFLLAHTKSCDDIVDPKLEDLINQLRTIFSSSADWLLDHLTSRLSSLSSPDDLFNFFADMRGILAGFYDGVVEDGQIILDPNSILGIFLRRCILAFNLLPFEGICHVLTNIDFYCKEVLSGCASYEAALDDSGHDLEATSDYENMDLEKLVYEKVTEEIEAKRRAGEKIPFHLHTPTTLIGLVEDFNISAKAKFKESSKAKEASPYAFCVDDSLKDMDGVFLRSNWQIQGFLAEQADAIEKRGSSFSLNAFELMLRQLEKLAPELHRVHFLRYLNSLYHDDYTAALENLHKYFDSSAGTEGLDVASPCVINNHGRFEVALLCQGMLHFHFGHPKQALEVLAEAVQVSQQHHNDSCLAYTLAAICNLLSEIGISSTSPLLRSSYSPIARMGTSFSVQQQLFVLLRGSLKRAESLKLKRLVASNHLTLAKFHLMHVQRPLLSFGPKALMKLKTCPINVCKELRLSSSLITEFGSENSVMTTDGAQSTAWLKNLQKPIGSSVFLEETISGNRPYASSFFAQPSSIPGSVLQHIGSLQLVRATAWEIYGSAPLARINTLAFANCFADHSSSADAALAYGKLIVYLATYKGYKAAFAALKIAEDRFLSVSKSQMLTVKLQLLHEHALHRGQLKVAQQVSNELGVMASPVTGVDMDLKTEASLRHARTLLAAKQFSKAAAVAHSLFCMCYKFNLHVHNASVLLLLAEIHKKSGNAVLGLPYALASLSFCQSLNLDLLKASATLTLAELWLCLGTNHAKRALALIHSALPMILGHGGLELRARACIAEAKCYLSDPSFSVSKDPEMVLDSLRQATEELQLLEYHELAAEAFYLMAITYDKLGRFEEREEAAASFRSHIKALGNPQDEVNHEPM